The Cervus elaphus chromosome 20, mCerEla1.1, whole genome shotgun sequence genomic interval CTATTTGCACTCAGAACCCCTGTGAGTCCTCCCAGAACTGTCCAGGGCTCTAGAAGACTGAAACGCATGCTGAAAGCAGTGTGTTCCCTGGAGTTCCTATAGCTTGATGCTGCATAAAATGTTGTAATGTTTGCAACAACAAAGACTGCATACTACAGGTCTACCTGACCCTTGTGTCTTTAATGTAGTTTACAGCATTGTAACAGAGccagaaaaattgaaatcaatGTATTTAATTTCAAAGAGACAATGTGGATATTTATTATCAAACACAAGTCATGTCTGAAGGGAGTGAGGCTTAAGCCTTCAACCTGGGCTTCACCACCACATAGCCCCTAGCTTGATAAGTCAGGGCCCTCCAATTCAAGATGTTGCCGATGTAACAGGTGGAGCAAAAGTTCTTTAAGGAGACCACACGATCCCACAAGTACACATCCCAGATCTCCCCAACAAAGGATTGTTTGGCATcaaaatttcccccaaatgaaTCCTGCTCCTGTCCCAAGATGATTTTTGCATCTCCTCCCAAAGTGTACCCTCTCCTCAAACCCTTCCTCCCCACGGGCTTGCTGTTCACCCAGAGTTCAGCAATCCCAGAGATAGACTCCCAGCTGACACAGAGATGGACCGGGCCATGACGGAGGTGGGGGACCTTGAACGCGACCTTGGCGTTCCCAA includes:
- the LOC122677142 gene encoding mucosal pentraxin-like, with product MEKLLLAVLLFAFLPEGMPQKDLGGKVFIFPEQSDTAYVTLIPRVRKPLRSFTLCLKAFTDLTRTYSLFSYNTKSRDNELLLFASKKGEYELYIGNAKVAFKVPHLRHGPVHLCVSWESISGIAELWVNSKPVGRKGLRRGYTLGGDAKIILGQEQDSFGGNFDAKQSFVGEIWDVYLWDRVVSLKNFCSTCYIGNILNWRALTYQARGYVVVKPRLKA